In Arthrobacter sp. SLBN-83, one DNA window encodes the following:
- the katG gene encoding catalase/peroxidase HPI, whose product MTEPQDHPPVPTPGSAQGLDQKVEGGCPVAHGSATAQGSESENPAIDSPQPKGHRPRTNQDWWPNQLDLSVLHTHGQASNPLGPSFSYREEFQKLDVEALKRDITEVLTTSQDWWPADFGHYGGLMIRMSWHAAGTYRVHDGRGGAGDGSQRFAPLNSWPDNANLDKARRLLWPVKQKYGQKLSWADLLVLAGNVALESMGFKTFGFAFGREDVWEPEQIIWGPEDAWLGDERYVGEGQMSEEVGSTEMGLIYVNPEGPMGNPDPVAAAAFIRETFKRMAMNDEETFALIAGGHTFGKTHGAGPADAHVGPEPEGANLEAQGLGWLSTYGSGKGGDTITSGLEVTWTDVPTQWSNRFLEILFEYEWELTKSPGGAHQWVAKDAPEIIPDAHDPNKKHRPTMLTTDLSLRFDPTYEKIGRRFLENPDEFALAFAKAWYKLLHRDMGPVGPHMLGPWVPEPQLWQDPVPAVDHELIDEQDIAQLKAKLLDSGLTIPQLAGTAWASAATYRKTDRRGGANGARIRLEPQRSWEAHEPEQLDAVLPVLERVQEEFNAAQSGGKKVSLADLIVLGGAAAVEKAAADGGFPVTVPFRPGRTDAAQEQTDVESFGYLQPRADGFRNYLRPGLKLQPETLLLDKAYMLDLSAPEMTALVGGMRALGTNVGGSSHGVLTDKPQVLTNDFFVNLLSPGTKWKASESEENAYEITDVATGELKWTATSVDLVFGSNSQLRALAEVYASEDAREKFVNDFVAAWTKVMELDRFDLN is encoded by the coding sequence ATGACCGAACCCCAAGACCATCCTCCGGTCCCCACTCCCGGGAGCGCACAGGGCCTGGACCAGAAGGTTGAGGGCGGGTGCCCGGTGGCCCATGGCAGTGCCACCGCCCAGGGCAGTGAGAGTGAAAACCCGGCAATCGATTCGCCGCAGCCCAAGGGCCACCGGCCGCGAACCAACCAGGACTGGTGGCCCAACCAGCTGGACCTCTCCGTACTGCACACCCACGGCCAGGCAAGCAACCCCCTGGGCCCCAGCTTCAGCTACCGGGAGGAATTCCAGAAGCTCGACGTCGAGGCGCTCAAGCGGGACATCACCGAGGTTCTCACCACTTCCCAGGACTGGTGGCCGGCGGACTTCGGCCACTACGGCGGCCTGATGATCCGCATGAGCTGGCACGCAGCCGGAACCTACCGTGTCCACGACGGCCGCGGCGGCGCCGGGGACGGCAGCCAGCGGTTCGCGCCGCTGAACAGCTGGCCGGACAACGCCAACCTGGACAAGGCCCGGCGACTGCTGTGGCCGGTCAAGCAGAAGTACGGCCAGAAACTGTCCTGGGCAGACCTGCTGGTCCTCGCGGGCAACGTTGCCCTGGAGTCGATGGGCTTCAAGACGTTCGGCTTCGCCTTCGGACGTGAGGACGTGTGGGAGCCCGAACAGATCATCTGGGGGCCCGAGGACGCCTGGCTCGGTGACGAGCGGTACGTCGGCGAAGGCCAGATGTCCGAAGAAGTGGGTTCCACCGAGATGGGCCTCATCTACGTCAACCCCGAAGGCCCCATGGGCAACCCGGACCCGGTGGCCGCTGCAGCCTTCATCCGCGAAACCTTCAAGCGCATGGCGATGAACGACGAAGAGACCTTCGCGCTGATCGCCGGCGGCCACACCTTCGGCAAGACCCACGGCGCCGGCCCCGCCGATGCGCACGTGGGCCCCGAGCCTGAGGGTGCCAACCTTGAGGCGCAGGGCCTGGGCTGGCTCAGCACCTACGGCAGCGGCAAGGGCGGCGACACCATCACGTCCGGCCTGGAGGTCACCTGGACCGACGTGCCCACGCAGTGGAGCAACCGCTTCCTGGAGATCCTGTTCGAGTACGAATGGGAACTGACCAAGAGCCCCGGCGGCGCCCACCAGTGGGTGGCCAAGGACGCCCCCGAGATCATCCCGGACGCGCACGACCCCAACAAGAAGCACCGCCCCACCATGCTGACCACGGACCTGTCGCTGCGCTTCGACCCCACCTACGAGAAGATCGGCCGGCGCTTCCTGGAGAACCCGGACGAATTCGCGCTGGCCTTCGCCAAGGCCTGGTACAAGCTGCTGCACCGCGACATGGGCCCCGTAGGCCCGCACATGCTGGGCCCGTGGGTTCCGGAACCGCAGCTGTGGCAGGATCCCGTTCCCGCCGTCGACCATGAACTGATCGACGAGCAGGACATCGCCCAGCTCAAGGCGAAACTCCTTGACTCCGGCCTGACCATCCCGCAACTGGCGGGCACCGCCTGGGCGTCCGCCGCCACGTACCGCAAGACGGACCGGCGCGGCGGCGCCAACGGTGCACGGATCCGCCTGGAGCCGCAGCGCAGCTGGGAGGCGCACGAGCCCGAGCAGCTGGATGCCGTGCTTCCGGTGCTTGAGCGGGTGCAGGAGGAGTTCAACGCGGCACAGTCCGGCGGCAAGAAGGTTTCCCTCGCGGACCTGATCGTGCTGGGCGGCGCCGCGGCCGTGGAAAAGGCAGCGGCCGACGGCGGGTTCCCCGTCACGGTGCCGTTCCGTCCGGGCCGCACGGACGCGGCACAGGAGCAGACCGACGTTGAATCTTTTGGCTACCTGCAGCCGCGCGCTGACGGGTTCCGCAATTACCTGCGTCCGGGGCTGAAGCTCCAGCCGGAAACCCTCCTGCTGGACAAGGCGTACATGCTGGACCTCTCGGCACCGGAAATGACGGCGCTGGTGGGCGGAATGCGGGCCTTGGGCACCAACGTGGGCGGTTCCAGCCATGGCGTACTGACGGACAAGCCGCAGGTCCTGACCAACGATTTCTTCGTCAACCTGCTCTCTCCCGGCACCAAGTGGAAGGCCTCGGAGTCCGAGGAGAACGCCTACGAAATCACCGACGTTGCCACCGGCGAACTCAAGTGGACTGCCACTTCGGTGGACCTCGTCTTCGGTTCCAACTCGCAGCTGCGGGCGCTGGCGGAGGTGTACGCGAGCGAGGACGCCAGGGAGAAGTTCGTCAACGACTTCGTGGCCGCCTGGACCAAGGTCATGGAGCTGGACCGCTTCGACCTGAACTAG
- a CDS encoding SDR family oxidoreductase: MTNGSGTAAGNGRTALVVGATGIAGSALVDTLVGQGWAVLALSRRPGPERSGVTWLSADLTSAESLAAVLAAENPSHVFFTAWSRQDTEEENIAVNAGMMRDLLAALQGKDVAHVALMTGLKHYLGPFEAYAAGEMPDTPFHEEEPRLPAPNFYYAQEDELWAAAEEQGFTWSVHRAHTVIGHAVGNAMNMGLTLAAQATLCRDSGEPFVFPGSETQWNGLTDMTDAGLLAEHMLWASTTPAAANEAFNIVNGDVFRWRWMWPKLAAYFGVEWEGYQGEPRPLEQSMAGREDQWRRIAEEDNLREPELDRVASWWHTDGDLGRNIEVVTDMGKSRDAGFTGYRRTLDAFTSLFDRYRADRLIP, encoded by the coding sequence ATGACCAATGGATCAGGAACAGCAGCAGGCAACGGCCGGACGGCCCTGGTAGTAGGCGCCACCGGTATCGCAGGATCGGCCCTGGTGGACACCCTGGTTGGCCAAGGCTGGGCAGTTCTTGCGTTGTCCCGCAGGCCCGGACCGGAGCGTTCCGGCGTTACGTGGCTTTCCGCGGACCTGACCTCGGCTGAATCCCTGGCCGCTGTGCTTGCTGCGGAGAACCCCTCGCATGTCTTCTTTACGGCCTGGTCCCGGCAGGACACCGAGGAAGAGAACATCGCCGTCAATGCGGGCATGATGCGTGACCTCCTCGCCGCACTGCAGGGAAAGGACGTAGCGCACGTCGCCCTGATGACTGGGCTCAAGCACTATCTGGGGCCGTTCGAGGCCTACGCCGCCGGGGAAATGCCGGATACACCCTTCCATGAGGAAGAACCACGCCTGCCGGCGCCCAACTTCTACTACGCCCAGGAAGACGAGCTGTGGGCTGCGGCGGAGGAGCAGGGGTTCACCTGGTCAGTACACCGCGCACACACGGTAATCGGGCATGCGGTGGGCAATGCAATGAACATGGGCCTGACGCTCGCCGCACAAGCCACCCTCTGCCGGGACAGCGGGGAGCCGTTCGTCTTCCCGGGGTCCGAAACGCAGTGGAACGGCCTGACCGACATGACGGATGCAGGCCTGCTCGCCGAGCACATGCTTTGGGCCTCCACCACTCCCGCGGCCGCCAACGAGGCCTTCAACATCGTCAACGGCGATGTGTTCCGCTGGCGATGGATGTGGCCGAAGCTCGCCGCCTACTTCGGCGTGGAGTGGGAGGGGTACCAGGGGGAGCCCCGTCCGCTGGAACAGTCCATGGCCGGCCGGGAAGACCAGTGGCGGCGGATCGCCGAGGAAGACAACCTTCGCGAACCGGAGCTGGACCGGGTGGCGTCGTGGTGGCACACGGACGGCGACCTGGGGCGGAATATCGAAGTGGTGACGGACATGGGCAAGAGCAGGGATGCCGGCTTCACGGGGTACCGGCGGACGCTGGACGCGTTTACCTCACTCTTTGACCGCTATCGTGCCGATCGCCTGATTCCCTGA
- a CDS encoding MFS transporter: MAFIGVLLIAVNLRVSFVSVGPVLVNISSDLGLSSAAAGFLTGLPLIAFAVFSPLAPGFASRLGLDRAMWTSLLILAVGIVLRSLPVPGLIWAGTILIGVAIAFLNVLVPSLVKRDFPLRVSQVTGSYTAAQAAFAAVGAAVVVPVAQTSPAGWRLALGVWAGLALVAMAVLLPWLRRHTAATGHAAKPEAAYRSPWGSALGWQVTAFMGLQSIAFYVLMAWLPTIEQSRGTPATTAGVHLSVFLLVSVFASLGTGGVLHRGSDQRLVSFASGALVFVTFLGLALAPDLILLWVVLGALGCGSLIVIALSLFSLRTVNHPQAASLSGMAQSVGYALGAAGPVVFGALHDATADWTLPLFATAGAMAVLALMGLLAGRDRVIRESGDRHDSGQRVR; encoded by the coding sequence ATGGCCTTTATCGGCGTCCTGCTCATCGCCGTCAACCTTCGGGTGTCCTTTGTCAGCGTGGGGCCGGTCCTGGTCAACATCAGCAGCGACCTCGGCCTATCCAGCGCCGCAGCGGGATTCCTCACCGGCCTCCCGCTGATTGCTTTCGCGGTCTTCTCGCCTTTGGCCCCCGGATTCGCTTCCCGACTCGGCCTGGACCGGGCAATGTGGACGTCCCTGCTTATTCTCGCCGTCGGTATCGTGCTTCGCTCCTTGCCCGTGCCCGGTCTTATCTGGGCCGGAACAATTTTGATCGGCGTGGCCATTGCCTTTCTCAATGTCCTGGTGCCCTCCCTCGTCAAGCGGGACTTTCCGTTGCGCGTCAGCCAGGTGACCGGAAGCTACACCGCTGCCCAGGCCGCCTTCGCAGCAGTGGGGGCCGCCGTCGTCGTGCCCGTGGCGCAAACGTCCCCGGCGGGGTGGCGCCTCGCCCTGGGAGTCTGGGCGGGACTGGCCCTCGTCGCCATGGCAGTGCTCCTGCCCTGGCTCCGCCGGCATACCGCAGCTACAGGGCACGCCGCCAAGCCCGAAGCGGCGTACCGGTCGCCCTGGGGGTCGGCCCTGGGCTGGCAGGTGACGGCTTTCATGGGGCTGCAGTCGATCGCCTTTTACGTGTTGATGGCGTGGTTGCCCACCATTGAGCAAAGCCGCGGGACCCCCGCCACCACTGCCGGCGTGCACCTGTCCGTCTTCCTGCTGGTCAGCGTGTTCGCCAGCCTGGGGACGGGCGGGGTCCTTCACCGCGGATCGGACCAACGGCTGGTTTCCTTTGCCAGCGGTGCATTGGTGTTTGTGACCTTCCTCGGCCTGGCACTGGCACCGGACCTCATCCTGCTGTGGGTTGTCCTGGGTGCTTTGGGATGCGGGAGCCTCATCGTCATTGCCCTGTCGCTGTTCAGCCTCCGGACTGTGAACCACCCGCAGGCAGCATCACTTTCCGGAATGGCCCAGTCCGTGGGCTACGCGCTCGGCGCTGCGGGTCCAGTGGTTTTCGGCGCACTTCACGACGCCACCGCGGACTGGACGCTTCCACTGTTCGCCACCGCCGGTGCCATGGCGGTGCTGGCATTGATGGGTCTGCTGGCCGGCCGTGACAGGGTTATCAGGGAATCAGGCGATCGGCACGATAGCGGTCAAAGAGTGAGGTAA
- a CDS encoding ABC transporter ATP-binding protein, protein MLWKLLVEYLRPHRPLLAAVVVFQLAQSIASLYLPTLNADIIDQGVARGDTGYILSTGGVMLLVTLAQIACTVIAVYFGAKAAMGLGRDLRGAIFERVGQFSEQEVTKFGAPSLITRSTNDVQQVQQLVLVSATLIVAAPMLSIGGVIMAIRQDAQLSWLIAVCVPVLLIAVGLIVTRMVPLFRKMQARIDTVNRVLREQLTGIRVVRAFVREDVETERFAGANTDVTDVALRAGRLMALMFPTVMLVLNVSSVAVIWFGSFRIEDGSMQVGTLIAFLSYLMQILMSVMMATFMAVMIPRASVSADRIGEVLGTSSSVLPPEQPVTSAVRRGELEMRDVGFAYPGAEHPVLSGISFTARAGETTAIIGSTGSGKTTLVNLMPRLFDVTSGAVLMDGVDVRNLDPDLLWGHIGLVPQKPYLFSGTVRSNLLYGNPDATEEELWDALEIAQARDFVERMEEGLDAPISQGGTNVSGGQRQRLAIARALVKRPELYIFDDSFSSLDTGTDARLRQALKRNIAGATMVVIAQRVSSIVDADQILVLDDGRIVAHGTHHELLETSETYREIVSSQLAAEETV, encoded by the coding sequence ATGCTCTGGAAGTTGCTCGTTGAATACCTGCGGCCGCACCGGCCGCTGCTGGCCGCCGTCGTGGTTTTCCAGCTGGCGCAGTCCATCGCGTCACTGTACCTGCCCACGCTGAACGCGGACATCATCGACCAGGGCGTGGCCCGGGGCGATACCGGCTACATCCTGTCTACCGGCGGCGTCATGCTGCTGGTCACGCTGGCGCAGATCGCCTGCACCGTCATTGCCGTTTACTTCGGCGCCAAGGCCGCGATGGGGCTGGGCCGGGACCTGCGCGGAGCAATTTTCGAGCGGGTGGGGCAGTTTTCCGAGCAGGAGGTCACCAAATTCGGCGCCCCCAGCCTCATCACCCGCTCCACCAACGACGTCCAGCAGGTCCAGCAGCTGGTGCTGGTTTCCGCCACGCTCATAGTGGCGGCGCCCATGCTCAGCATCGGCGGGGTGATCATGGCCATCCGGCAGGACGCTCAACTCTCGTGGCTCATAGCCGTGTGCGTCCCGGTGCTGCTGATCGCCGTCGGCCTGATCGTCACGCGGATGGTGCCGTTGTTCCGGAAGATGCAGGCCCGGATCGACACCGTGAACCGCGTGCTGCGCGAGCAGCTCACCGGCATCCGGGTGGTGCGCGCGTTCGTGCGCGAGGACGTGGAGACGGAGCGCTTTGCCGGAGCCAACACGGACGTCACCGATGTCGCCCTCCGCGCCGGCCGGCTAATGGCCCTGATGTTCCCCACGGTGATGCTGGTCCTGAACGTCTCCAGCGTGGCGGTGATCTGGTTCGGCTCGTTCCGGATTGAGGACGGGTCCATGCAGGTGGGCACCCTGATCGCGTTCCTGAGCTACCTGATGCAGATCCTGATGTCCGTCATGATGGCCACGTTCATGGCCGTGATGATCCCTCGCGCGTCGGTGTCAGCGGACCGCATCGGCGAGGTGCTGGGCACCAGTTCCAGCGTCCTGCCGCCGGAACAGCCGGTCACCAGCGCGGTCCGGCGCGGTGAGTTGGAAATGCGCGACGTCGGATTCGCCTACCCGGGTGCCGAGCATCCGGTGCTGTCGGGCATCAGCTTCACTGCCCGTGCGGGGGAGACGACGGCGATCATTGGCAGCACCGGTTCGGGCAAGACCACCCTGGTGAACCTGATGCCGCGGCTCTTCGACGTCACCTCCGGGGCCGTGCTGATGGACGGGGTGGACGTGCGGAACCTGGACCCGGACCTCCTGTGGGGGCACATTGGCCTGGTGCCGCAGAAGCCCTACCTGTTCTCCGGCACCGTGCGCAGCAACCTGCTGTACGGCAACCCGGACGCCACCGAGGAGGAGCTGTGGGACGCGCTGGAAATTGCGCAGGCGCGGGACTTCGTGGAGCGGATGGAGGAGGGGCTGGATGCGCCCATATCGCAGGGCGGCACCAACGTTTCCGGCGGGCAGCGGCAGCGGCTGGCCATCGCCCGGGCCCTGGTGAAGCGGCCCGAGCTGTACATCTTTGACGATTCCTTCTCGTCCCTGGACACGGGCACGGACGCCCGGCTGCGCCAGGCGCTCAAGCGCAATATTGCCGGTGCCACCATGGTGGTCATCGCGCAGCGTGTGTCCAGCATTGTGGATGCGGACCAGATCCTGGTGCTCGACGACGGCAGGATCGTGGCGCACGGAACGCACCACGAGCTGCTGGAGACGTCGGAGACGTACCGTGAGATTGTTTCGTCCCAGCTCGCAGCGGAGGAAACGGTATGA
- a CDS encoding ABC transporter ATP-binding protein codes for MSQRPTSAPGSKAAPASGTGQAAIVRIPRPRGGPGHGGPFAGMNVPAEKAMNFSGSAKRLLGTLRPERFWLMLVLLMAVAGVVLQVIGPRLLGEGTNLIFAGVVSKQLPPGMTQAQLIAMLRASGENQKADMLSAMTLTPGAGIDFGALAGVLTWALVLYVLGSAFMWGTAYVLNGVVQRTVFGLREQIEAKINRLPLRYFDSIQRGELLSRVTNDVDNISQSLQQSISQAVTSVLTVVGVLVMMFILSPTLALIALVTIPLTLGITTLIAKRSQKLFVQQWTNTGELNGQIEETYTGHALVKVFGRQREVGERFRQKNAELYEASFGAQFISGLIMPAMTFIGNLVYVGIAVVGGLQVASGAMQLGDVQAFIQYSRQFTQPLAQLGSMANLLQSGVASAERVFELLDTEEQSADPTGASLQSPDGASRGRLVFEDVSFSYSPDKPLISGLSLVAEPGQTVAIVGPTGAGKTTLVNLMMRFYELDAGRITLDGVDITTMTRHDLRSRMGMVLQDTWLFGGTIRDNIAYGRPTATSDEVLEAARATYVDRFVKSLPEGYDTVLDDEGSNVSAGEKQLLTIARAFLAQPSVLILDEATSSVDTRTEVLVQKAMSALRSDRTSFVIAHRLSTIRDADLILVMEAGQIVEQGNHASLLAAGGAYARLYEAQFAAPVAEV; via the coding sequence ATGAGCCAGCGACCCACTTCAGCGCCCGGCAGCAAAGCCGCGCCCGCCTCCGGAACCGGCCAGGCCGCCATCGTACGTATTCCAAGGCCGCGCGGGGGCCCGGGGCACGGTGGACCATTTGCCGGAATGAACGTGCCGGCCGAGAAGGCCATGAACTTCAGCGGCTCCGCCAAGCGGCTGCTGGGCACGCTGCGGCCGGAACGGTTCTGGCTGATGCTGGTGCTGCTCATGGCTGTGGCGGGCGTGGTGCTGCAGGTGATCGGGCCGCGGCTGCTGGGCGAGGGCACCAACCTGATTTTCGCCGGTGTGGTGTCCAAGCAGCTGCCGCCGGGAATGACGCAGGCGCAGCTGATTGCCATGCTGCGGGCGTCCGGGGAGAACCAGAAGGCGGACATGCTCAGCGCCATGACGCTGACGCCCGGCGCGGGAATCGACTTCGGCGCGCTGGCGGGTGTGCTGACGTGGGCGCTGGTGCTGTACGTGCTGGGATCGGCGTTCATGTGGGGGACGGCATATGTGCTGAACGGCGTGGTGCAGCGGACGGTCTTTGGGCTCCGCGAGCAGATTGAGGCGAAGATCAACCGGCTGCCGCTGCGGTATTTCGACTCGATCCAGCGCGGCGAGCTGCTCAGCCGGGTAACCAACGACGTGGACAACATTTCGCAGAGCCTGCAGCAGTCCATCAGCCAAGCGGTTACGTCGGTGCTTACGGTGGTGGGCGTGCTGGTGATGATGTTCATCCTGTCGCCCACCTTGGCGCTGATCGCGCTGGTGACCATTCCGCTGACGCTGGGGATCACCACGCTGATCGCCAAGCGCTCGCAGAAGCTGTTCGTGCAGCAGTGGACCAATACGGGCGAGCTGAACGGGCAGATCGAGGAGACGTACACCGGGCATGCGCTGGTGAAGGTTTTTGGCCGGCAGCGTGAGGTGGGGGAGCGGTTCCGGCAGAAGAATGCCGAGCTGTATGAGGCGAGCTTCGGGGCGCAGTTTATTTCCGGGCTGATCATGCCGGCCATGACGTTCATCGGGAACCTGGTCTACGTGGGGATCGCGGTGGTGGGCGGCCTGCAGGTGGCCTCCGGTGCGATGCAGTTGGGCGACGTGCAGGCGTTCATCCAGTACTCGCGGCAGTTCACGCAGCCGCTGGCGCAGCTGGGATCCATGGCGAACCTGCTGCAGTCCGGGGTCGCCTCCGCCGAGCGCGTGTTCGAGCTGCTGGATACGGAGGAGCAGTCGGCGGATCCCACTGGGGCCTCGTTGCAGAGCCCCGACGGTGCTTCCCGTGGACGGCTGGTGTTTGAGGACGTGTCCTTCTCGTATTCGCCGGACAAGCCGCTGATTAGCGGGCTTTCCCTAGTGGCGGAGCCGGGGCAGACGGTGGCGATTGTCGGGCCGACCGGGGCGGGCAAGACCACGCTGGTGAACCTGATGATGCGGTTTTACGAGCTGGACGCCGGGCGAATCACTTTGGATGGCGTGGACATCACCACCATGACCCGGCACGACCTGCGCTCGCGGATGGGAATGGTGCTGCAGGATACATGGCTGTTCGGCGGGACCATCCGGGACAACATTGCGTACGGGCGGCCCACTGCTACTTCCGACGAGGTCCTGGAGGCGGCGCGGGCGACGTACGTGGACCGGTTCGTGAAGTCCCTGCCCGAGGGGTACGACACCGTGCTGGACGACGAAGGCTCCAACGTGTCCGCTGGTGAGAAGCAGCTGCTGACCATTGCGCGGGCATTCCTGGCACAGCCTTCAGTGCTGATCCTGGACGAAGCGACGTCTTCTGTGGATACCCGGACCGAGGTGCTGGTGCAGAAGGCGATGAGTGCCTTGCGTTCTGACCGGACCTCGTTCGTGATCGCGCACCGCTTGTCCACGATCCGCGATGCCGACCTCATCCTGGTGATGGAGGCCGGCCAGATTGTGGAGCAGGGGAACCACGCTTCATTGCTGGCGGCTGGCGGGGCTTACGCACGCTTGTACGAGGCCCAGTTCGCTGCGCCGGTGGCGGAGGTCTAG
- a CDS encoding type I restriction endonuclease, with amino-acid sequence MEFAEKLSALAAKVRQQRGVIQTEEATKNAFVMPFISTILGYDVFNPLEVVPEFIADVGLKKGEKIDYAIVKDGEVQILIECKKSTEPVKIEHASQLFRYFAVTNARIAILTNGEVYQFFTDLDAPNRMDAKPFLVLDLNDIDQSLIPELQKLSKDVFDLDSIISAAGELKYIGELKRTLAAQFKEPEDEWVKFLTARVYSGAYTQRVREQFTTLVSKATKQFLNDQVNERLKKALGNPGFPQTEDTTVPTTVTSAPVAEADLAEADGLETTLEEIEGYQIVRAIVCSEVKPVRVAQRDAKSYFAVLLDDNNRKPIARLHFNRTQKYIGIFNDNKEETRVPINSLEEIYEHTEALRATVKSYL; translated from the coding sequence ATGGAGTTTGCAGAGAAGCTTTCGGCGTTGGCGGCAAAGGTGCGTCAGCAGCGAGGAGTTATTCAAACAGAAGAGGCAACGAAGAACGCATTCGTTATGCCTTTCATTTCGACGATTCTCGGCTACGACGTCTTCAATCCTCTGGAGGTCGTTCCTGAGTTCATCGCAGACGTGGGACTCAAAAAGGGCGAGAAGATCGACTATGCCATCGTTAAGGACGGTGAGGTTCAAATTCTGATCGAGTGCAAGAAGTCGACGGAACCCGTGAAGATCGAGCACGCCTCACAACTCTTCCGGTATTTCGCGGTGACCAACGCCCGTATCGCAATTCTGACCAATGGCGAGGTCTACCAGTTCTTCACTGACCTGGATGCACCAAATCGTATGGATGCTAAGCCCTTCCTTGTCCTGGATTTGAACGACATCGACCAGTCACTGATCCCCGAACTGCAAAAGCTGTCCAAGGATGTTTTCGACTTGGATTCGATCATCAGCGCGGCCGGCGAACTGAAGTACATTGGCGAACTCAAGCGGACTCTGGCGGCACAGTTCAAGGAACCTGAGGATGAATGGGTCAAATTTCTGACCGCTAGGGTTTATTCGGGAGCGTACACACAAAGGGTGCGAGAGCAGTTCACCACCTTGGTTTCCAAGGCGACCAAGCAGTTCCTTAACGACCAGGTCAACGAACGACTGAAGAAGGCCCTCGGCAACCCCGGGTTCCCTCAGACTGAGGACACCACCGTACCCACCACCGTCACCAGCGCTCCGGTGGCAGAAGCGGATCTTGCGGAAGCTGATGGCTTGGAGACGACGCTTGAGGAGATTGAGGGCTACCAAATTGTGCGTGCGATCGTGTGTAGTGAGGTAAAGCCAGTTCGAGTTGCACAGCGGGACGCAAAGTCCTACTTCGCGGTTCTTCTGGACGACAACAACCGGAAGCCCATTGCCCGCCTCCACTTCAACCGGACGCAAAAATACATTGGCATCTTCAACGACAACAAAGAAGAAACTCGCGTGCCTATCAACTCGCTCGAAGAGATCTACGAGCACACCGAAGCCCTGCGCGCGACGGTAAAGAGCTATCTGTAA
- a CDS encoding HNH endonuclease signature motif containing protein, translated as METRAVLDAGGKAGLAGAVTSLAALAGELAAVLANSTDNPDHAGRDVEADPLRELADSCLDGLGVVARIEAVTAAAKVQLLAAYANAADALEVPAETPYESSAREMSLVAEVACVLTIGERAASALLGEAHALTTSLPAALDALQAGEISWQHARIIVDETSGLKNAAAAALVGHFLDPEAPNAARGAAAGELAPARFRRKVRAWRERHHPESLELRHAKSVEDRRMEYSPDRDGMAWVSLYMAADKACAIWNKSSALARGLQGPDEPRTLTQLKVDEAARLLLGETGQFAGGGPSIKADVLVTVPVCSLLGATDEPAELDNYGPIPASMARRLVAEGAGSFYRVLVDPRDGAPLELGRTSYRLPKSLKRWLRIRDGKCTFPGCSNPSQDNEADHLKAWEHGGSTGISNLGQLCPKHHRLKHRTGWSPGPATSNEPPGWISPTGRRYNAEQPDREPPLRPPGFLPEGTSPLESIVDFLIAS; from the coding sequence ATGGAAACCAGGGCGGTTCTGGACGCTGGAGGCAAGGCAGGGTTGGCCGGTGCCGTCACGTCCCTCGCTGCGCTGGCTGGTGAGCTTGCCGCCGTCCTGGCTAACTCTACGGACAACCCGGACCACGCTGGTCGGGATGTCGAAGCGGATCCGCTTCGCGAACTTGCTGATTCGTGCTTGGACGGTCTGGGCGTTGTGGCCCGGATTGAAGCCGTCACTGCAGCAGCAAAAGTCCAACTGCTGGCGGCCTATGCAAATGCAGCAGACGCGCTAGAGGTGCCAGCGGAAACCCCGTACGAGTCCTCGGCTCGGGAGATGAGCCTGGTGGCGGAAGTCGCCTGCGTCCTCACCATCGGTGAACGCGCTGCATCGGCCCTGCTGGGTGAGGCCCACGCGCTGACCACTTCTTTGCCAGCAGCGCTGGATGCGTTGCAGGCCGGGGAAATCTCATGGCAGCACGCCCGGATTATCGTTGATGAAACCAGCGGTCTCAAGAATGCCGCTGCCGCTGCACTTGTGGGGCACTTCCTGGACCCGGAAGCCCCAAACGCAGCCAGGGGCGCCGCGGCGGGGGAGTTGGCACCAGCCCGGTTCCGGCGGAAGGTGCGTGCTTGGCGGGAGCGCCATCATCCCGAGTCCCTCGAACTCAGGCATGCGAAGTCGGTTGAAGACCGCCGGATGGAGTACAGCCCGGACCGCGACGGCATGGCATGGGTCTCCCTCTACATGGCTGCGGACAAGGCCTGTGCCATCTGGAACAAGTCGTCTGCCTTGGCCCGTGGATTGCAGGGGCCGGATGAACCCCGGACCCTTACCCAACTCAAGGTCGACGAGGCGGCCCGATTGCTGCTCGGTGAGACGGGGCAGTTCGCCGGAGGGGGACCGTCCATCAAGGCGGATGTGCTGGTTACGGTGCCGGTCTGCTCCCTCCTCGGTGCCACTGACGAACCAGCCGAACTCGATAACTACGGGCCCATCCCGGCGTCGATGGCCCGCAGGCTCGTAGCTGAGGGGGCCGGCTCGTTTTACCGGGTCCTAGTGGACCCCCGCGACGGAGCTCCGCTTGAACTTGGCCGCACCAGCTACCGGCTTCCGAAGTCATTGAAACGGTGGTTGCGGATACGAGATGGAAAATGCACCTTCCCCGGCTGCAGCAACCCCAGCCAGGACAATGAGGCGGACCATCTCAAGGCCTGGGAACACGGAGGATCCACCGGAATCAGTAACTTGGGACAGTTGTGCCCCAAACATCATCGACTCAAGCATCGAACCGGCTGGAGCCCGGGTCCGGCAACAAGCAATGAGCCACCCGGTTGGATCTCGCCCACCGGCCGCCGCTACAACGCCGAACAACCGGACCGGGAACCACCACTCCGGCCACCAGGCTTCCTGCCGGAGGGAACAAGCCCACTGGAATCAATTGTGGACTTCCTTATCGCCTCATAG